One Lachnospiraceae bacterium C1.1 genomic region harbors:
- a CDS encoding ATP-binding protein — protein sequence MSDEKQKDFMNGERQLSKDAFIEENFFPVVEWFSEQMPGGFLIYSADDSEKIIYINNSALKLFACETVEEFRELTGFTFSGLVYPEDRDSVRETIKAQIADKSNKNLDYVEYRIVRRDGYIRWVEDYGHYAELPGCGKVYFVFINDITQKKESDFETRLSLQVIHGLSQTYSCIYLLNLTSGLMRTYYVQSDFFSNISEEIGMIGGKSNQWHEVMDCYADKYVIEEDRQNFRNSLQDDYIRKKLAEAESYIVSFRCPTYDGGIVYVNMAVNRTNSDDSNERIVLSFRDVTEETIKAQKELSKKLMTDMELERQRHELEIKNRFLFGISHDIRTPMNSVMGFTSLAIKHKDDPEKLNEYLSKIDISSKQLQELIDSLLEMSSLENDEVEIVNETCRIEDELKLVIEGFAAEAENKKIRFESSISLTDEKAMTDPKRFRQIIRNLLNNAFKFTPEGGTVTLTAEEGERSTQGIALYRFRIIDTGVGISEEFIDKIYNSFERENSSTKTGSFGTGLGLSIVKKLVDIMGGRIEVKSRKNEGTEFCIELPMQVPDKSCTGKNENLSGSLSERRKKLRVLLVEDIEFNRMLAETVLEDADFLVESVADGSDAVESIKNHPAYYYDLVLMDIQMPVMNGYEATRAIRAIKREDIPCLPIIALSANSRDEDRKRSLKSGMNSHISKPFDVTELLSIINNYTN from the coding sequence ATGAGTGATGAAAAACAGAAAGACTTTATGAACGGGGAGCGGCAGCTGTCGAAAGATGCGTTTATAGAGGAGAATTTCTTTCCTGTGGTGGAGTGGTTTTCAGAACAGATGCCTGGAGGATTTCTCATATACAGTGCTGATGATTCGGAGAAGATCATTTATATAAATAATTCTGCGCTGAAGCTTTTTGCGTGTGAAACAGTGGAGGAATTCAGGGAACTTACGGGATTTACCTTCAGTGGGCTTGTCTATCCCGAGGACAGGGATAGCGTCAGGGAAACGATCAAGGCACAGATCGCCGATAAAAGCAATAAAAACCTTGACTATGTCGAATACCGCATAGTGCGGAGGGATGGCTATATCCGCTGGGTAGAGGATTATGGACATTATGCAGAGCTTCCGGGATGCGGCAAGGTTTATTTTGTTTTCATTAATGATATAACGCAGAAAAAGGAAAGTGATTTTGAAACGAGGCTTTCGCTGCAGGTAATACATGGACTGAGCCAGACATATTCCTGTATCTATCTGCTTAATCTGACAAGCGGATTAATGAGGACATATTACGTACAGTCGGATTTTTTCAGCAATATATCCGAAGAGATAGGCATGATCGGAGGCAAGAGCAATCAGTGGCACGAGGTAATGGACTGTTATGCCGATAAATACGTGATCGAAGAGGACCGCCAGAATTTCAGGAACAGCCTTCAGGATGATTACATAAGGAAAAAACTTGCTGAAGCTGAGAGCTATATAGTAAGCTTCCGCTGCCCTACTTATGACGGGGGAATTGTATATGTCAACATGGCGGTCAACCGTACCAACAGCGATGACAGCAATGAAAGGATAGTGCTTTCATTCAGGGATGTTACGGAGGAGACCATCAAGGCCCAGAAGGAGCTTTCCAAAAAGCTGATGACTGATATGGAGCTTGAACGCCAGAGACACGAATTGGAAATAAAAAACCGCTTTCTATTTGGAATATCGCATGATATACGCACCCCGATGAATTCTGTCATGGGATTTACATCCCTTGCGATAAAGCATAAGGATGATCCTGAAAAATTAAATGAGTACCTGTCCAAAATAGATATTTCATCAAAACAGCTTCAGGAGCTGATAGACAGCCTGCTTGAAATGAGCAGTCTGGAAAATGATGAGGTTGAGATCGTAAATGAAACATGCAGGATAGAGGATGAGCTCAAACTTGTAATCGAAGGTTTTGCTGCTGAGGCGGAAAACAAGAAGATCAGATTTGAGAGCAGCATCAGCCTGACAGATGAAAAGGCAATGACAGACCCCAAGCGTTTTCGCCAGATAATCAGAAATCTGCTGAATAATGCCTTTAAGTTCACGCCGGAGGGAGGAACGGTCACCCTGACGGCTGAAGAGGGAGAAAGATCCACACAGGGGATTGCCCTGTACAGGTTCAGGATAATTGATACGGGAGTTGGAATCTCAGAAGAGTTTATCGACAAAATTTATAACAGCTTTGAAAGGGAAAACAGCTCCACAAAAACGGGAAGCTTTGGGACGGGGCTTGGTCTTTCGATAGTAAAAAAGCTGGTCGATATCATGGGAGGAAGGATTGAGGTAAAGAGCCGGAAAAACGAAGGAACTGAGTTTTGCATCGAACTGCCCATGCAGGTTCCGGACAAGTCATGTACCGGGAAGAACGAGAATCTGTCTGGCTCCTTATCGGAACGCAGAAAAAAGCTCAGGGTTCTTCTGGTTGAAGACATAGAATTCAACCGTATGCTCGCGGAAACAGTTCTTGAGGATGCAGACTTCCTGGTCGAGTCCGTGGCTGACGGTTCAGATGCGGTGGAATCAATAAAAAATCATCCTGCTTATTATTATGACCTTGTGCTTATGGATATCCAGATGCCTGTAATGAATGGCTATGAGGCAACAAGGGCTATCAGGGCGATAAAAAGAGAAGATATCCCATGCCTTCCCATAATCGCCTTAAGCGCGAATTCAAGGGACGAAGACCGCAAGAGAAGCCTAAAAAGCGGGATGAACAGCCACATTTCCAAGCCCTTTGATGTGACGGAGCTACTGTCGATAATTAATAATTATACCAACTGA
- a CDS encoding AAA family ATPase — protein MRKAVGLGHQDFEDIINEKILYIDKTKFISDWWKCGDKVTLITRPRRFGKTLMLSTVKEFFSVRQEKARKLFEGLEITKDAGLMKECGSWPVLFVSFASVKSSKYEAALVQFNQIFTDMASELRFLKDRLDEKERKFYDAISDNMDAKMAIKCLQRYSLWLNKYYGKKAIILIDEYDTPMQEAYVSGYWGEITEFMRNLFNLTLKTNPYLHKALMTGITRVSRESLFSDLNNIKIVTGSSEEYSDCFGFTEEEVFSLLDEYGYGKDKEKVRQWYDGFKFGKHDDIYNPWSIISFLQSGKYEPYWANTSSNSLISKLVREGDGEIKKSFEKLLNGEIIKTQIDEQLVYGEMSANEKSVWSLLLASGYLKVLQIDGTGSLAEYSVCLTNYEVRDCFNLMVNRWFENAGENYSYFVKALLEGNIDDMTDTLSEICESMISTFDGSGKSAPENFYHGLVIGLLVELRGRYEVKSNRESGLGRYDVMLRPEDKNDNAIIIEFKSKRRSEKGKSLDELADKALQQIEDKKYELELLEAGYDKKRIKKFAFVFEGKELLIKEPSAAGK, from the coding sequence ATGAGAAAGGCAGTTGGACTCGGACATCAGGATTTCGAGGATATCATCAACGAAAAAATATTATATATAGATAAGACGAAATTTATATCGGATTGGTGGAAATGTGGGGATAAGGTGACGCTTATAACCCGTCCGAGAAGGTTTGGAAAAACTCTCATGCTCAGTACGGTGAAGGAATTCTTTTCGGTCAGGCAGGAAAAGGCGAGGAAATTGTTCGAGGGGCTTGAGATAACGAAAGATGCCGGGCTGATGAAGGAATGCGGAAGCTGGCCGGTTCTTTTTGTGTCCTTTGCGAGTGTAAAAAGCAGTAAATATGAGGCAGCACTTGTACAGTTTAATCAGATTTTTACAGATATGGCATCAGAACTCAGATTTCTAAAAGATAGACTTGATGAAAAAGAAAGGAAATTTTATGATGCCATCTCTGATAACATGGACGCAAAGATGGCGATCAAATGCCTTCAAAGATACTCATTATGGCTTAATAAGTATTATGGGAAAAAAGCCATAATATTAATCGATGAATACGATACGCCGATGCAGGAAGCCTATGTCAGCGGATATTGGGGGGAGATAACGGAATTCATGAGAAATCTCTTTAACTTAACCCTGAAAACAAACCCGTATCTGCATAAAGCATTGATGACCGGAATAACAAGGGTGAGCCGGGAATCGCTTTTTTCGGATTTAAACAACATAAAAATTGTGACGGGTTCTTCTGAAGAATATTCAGATTGTTTTGGCTTTACGGAAGAGGAGGTTTTTTCTTTGCTTGATGAATACGGCTACGGCAAAGATAAGGAAAAAGTCAGGCAATGGTATGACGGCTTTAAGTTTGGAAAGCATGATGATATTTATAATCCATGGTCGATAATATCATTTCTACAGTCTGGTAAATATGAACCCTATTGGGCGAATACAAGCTCGAATTCACTTATTTCAAAGCTCGTCAGGGAGGGTGACGGTGAAATAAAGAAGTCATTTGAAAAGCTTCTGAATGGTGAAATTATTAAAACACAAATAGATGAACAGCTTGTTTACGGGGAAATGTCTGCGAATGAAAAGTCTGTGTGGAGTCTGCTTCTCGCAAGCGGCTATTTGAAGGTTCTGCAGATAGATGGGACGGGAAGCCTTGCTGAGTACAGCGTATGTCTTACTAATTATGAGGTAAGGGACTGTTTTAACCTTATGGTCAACAGATGGTTTGAAAACGCAGGGGAAAACTACAGTTATTTTGTAAAGGCACTCCTGGAAGGAAATATAGATGATATGACAGATACTCTTTCGGAAATTTGTGAGAGTATGATCAGTACATTTGACGGAAGCGGAAAGTCGGCACCGGAGAATTTTTATCATGGACTTGTAATCGGACTGCTGGTTGAACTCAGGGGGCGTTACGAGGTAAAGTCAAATCGTGAAAGTGGGCTTGGCCGTTATGACGTGATGCTTAGACCAGAAGATAAAAATGACAATGCGATAATCATAGAATTTAAGTCAAAACGGAGAAGTGAAAAGGGCAAGAGCCTTGATGAACTTGCCGACAAGGCTTTACAGCAGATCGAGGATAAGAAATATGAACTGGAACTTCTTGAGGCCGGTTATGATAAGAAAAGAATAAAGAAGTTTGCATTTGTATTTGAAGGAAAAGAACTGCTGATAAAAGAGCCTTCAGCGGCAGGGAAGTAA
- a CDS encoding class I SAM-dependent DNA methyltransferase translates to MADKTNANIGFEKQLWDAACVLWGHIPAAEYRKVIIGLIFLRYISAAFEKRYQELVDEGDGFEDDIDAYTMENVFFVPEEARWSTIAAAAHTPEIGTVIDNAMRAIEADNKVLKNVLPKNYASPDLDKRVLGEVVDIFTNNIDMSDTEASEDLLGRTYEYCIAQFAEKEGVGGGEFYTPSSVVKTLVSILRPFENCRVYDCCCGSGGMFVQSAKFIEAHSGNRGSISVYGQEANADTWKMAKINMAIRGIDADFGPYQADTFTNDLHPTLKADFILANPPFNYHPWNQEKLTDDVRWKYGLPPAGNANYAWIQHMIHHLAPNGKIGLVLANGALSTQTSGEGDIRKNIIEDDLIEGIIAMPTQLFYSVTIPVTLWFISKNKQQKGKTLFIDARNMGHMVDRKHRDFDDEDIQKLADTFEAFQNGTLEDVKGFCKVATTEEIAKQDYILTPGRYVGIEEQEDDGEPFEEKMGRLTSELSDLFAKSHKLEDEIRRKLGAIGYEI, encoded by the coding sequence ATGGCAGATAAGACAAATGCAAATATAGGTTTTGAAAAGCAGCTTTGGGATGCTGCATGTGTGCTGTGGGGACATATCCCTGCAGCGGAATATAGGAAAGTGATCATTGGATTGATTTTCCTTAGATATATTTCTGCAGCTTTTGAAAAGAGATACCAGGAGCTTGTAGATGAAGGTGACGGATTTGAAGATGACATTGATGCATACACAATGGAAAATGTTTTCTTTGTTCCGGAAGAAGCAAGATGGAGTACAATCGCAGCAGCAGCTCACACACCGGAAATTGGGACAGTGATCGATAATGCTATGCGAGCAATCGAAGCAGATAATAAAGTTCTTAAGAATGTATTACCTAAGAACTATGCAAGTCCGGATCTTGATAAGAGAGTTCTTGGCGAAGTTGTAGATATCTTTACTAATAATATTGATATGAGTGACACGGAGGCAAGTGAAGATTTGCTTGGTCGTACATATGAATATTGTATTGCTCAGTTTGCAGAAAAAGAAGGCGTAGGTGGTGGAGAATTCTATACACCATCAAGTGTAGTTAAGACACTTGTCTCTATTTTGAGACCTTTTGAAAACTGTCGTGTATATGATTGCTGCTGCGGCTCGGGCGGAATGTTTGTCCAGAGCGCAAAATTTATTGAAGCTCATTCCGGCAACAGGGGATCTATCTCTGTATATGGTCAGGAAGCAAATGCAGATACATGGAAGATGGCAAAAATCAATATGGCTATCCGTGGTATTGATGCAGACTTCGGACCTTATCAGGCAGATACCTTTACAAATGATCTGCATCCAACGCTTAAGGCAGATTTCATTCTTGCTAATCCGCCATTTAATTATCATCCATGGAATCAGGAAAAACTGACAGATGATGTCAGATGGAAATATGGATTACCACCGGCAGGAAATGCCAACTATGCATGGATTCAGCACATGATTCATCATTTGGCACCTAATGGAAAGATTGGTTTGGTACTTGCGAATGGAGCTTTATCTACACAGACAAGTGGTGAAGGCGATATCAGAAAAAATATTATTGAAGATGATCTGATCGAAGGTATTATTGCAATGCCTACTCAGTTATTCTATAGCGTTACTATTCCGGTAACGCTTTGGTTTATTTCTAAAAATAAACAGCAGAAGGGAAAAACTCTGTTTATTGATGCCAGAAATATGGGCCATATGGTTGATCGTAAGCATCGTGATTTTGATGATGAAGACATTCAGAAGCTTGCTGATACATTTGAAGCTTTCCAGAATGGAACACTTGAAGATGTTAAAGGTTTCTGTAAGGTTGCAACCACAGAAGAGATTGCAAAACAGGATTATATTCTTACTCCGGGCAGATATGTCGGTATTGAAGAGCAGGAAGATGACGGTGAGCCATTTGAAGAAAAAATGGGTAGATTAACATCTGAGCTTTCAGATTTATTTGCAAAATCTCATAAGCTTGAAGATGAGATAAGGAGAAAGCTGGGGGCTATTGGGTATGAAATCTGA
- a CDS encoding restriction endonuclease subunit S: MKSDWKKRTLEEVCMVITDGAHNSPKSVEDGEFMASVKDFTTYGLDFSNCRKISKEDYIKLERQGCVPEIGDLLVGKDGARYFEDIIIYKQKERPALLSSIAIIRPDAALITPEFLYYTFNNPLVKKDVRDNYGSGSAIPRIVLKDFKRMLISFPPLDVQMKITALLERIDSKIQINNRINDNLVA, translated from the coding sequence ATGAAATCTGATTGGAAAAAAAGAACATTAGAGGAAGTCTGTATGGTAATTACAGATGGTGCACATAATAGTCCTAAGAGTGTTGAAGACGGGGAATTTATGGCATCAGTCAAAGATTTTACTACATATGGTTTAGATTTTTCGAATTGTCGAAAGATATCAAAAGAAGATTATATTAAGCTAGAAAGGCAGGGATGTGTGCCTGAAATAGGAGACCTTCTTGTAGGCAAGGATGGAGCTAGGTATTTTGAAGATATTATTATATATAAACAAAAGGAAAGACCTGCGTTACTTTCTTCGATAGCAATAATTCGACCAGATGCTGCTTTGATTACTCCAGAGTTTTTATACTATACATTTAATAATCCTCTAGTGAAAAAAGATGTACGAGATAATTATGGATCAGGATCGGCAATTCCAAGAATTGTCTTAAAAGATTTTAAAAGAATGTTAATTTCATTTCCTCCTTTAGACGTGCAGATGAAAATAACAGCGTTACTTGAAAGAATAGATAGTAAAATTCAGATTAATAATAGAATAAACGATAATTTAGTGGCTTAA
- a CDS encoding restriction endonuclease subunit S, which translates to MVNIKNDNLLQQISAIFKHWFTNNPELDSMTQVPLADLCAVVTKGTTPTTLGKPFVSKGINFIKAESIQDNHSIDKNKFAYIDDETNNLLKRSIISAGDIVFTIAGSLGRFAFVDDSVLPANTNQAVAIIRADTSKVTPEYLYSFFLGNWHNDYYTKRIQQAVQANLSLGTIKSLPIPVLSDQAMFEYLGLITPLIAMTKSNELEIVRLAQVRDTLLPQLMSGKLDVSNIDI; encoded by the coding sequence TTGGTTAATATAAAAAACGATAATTTACTACAGCAAATAAGTGCAATTTTTAAGCATTGGTTCACGAATAATCCAGAATTGGATTCCATGACTCAAGTTCCTCTTGCTGATCTTTGCGCTGTTGTTACCAAAGGTACAACACCTACAACCCTTGGTAAGCCATTTGTATCTAAGGGTATCAACTTTATAAAAGCTGAGTCCATACAAGATAATCATTCAATTGATAAAAACAAATTCGCCTATATCGATGATGAAACAAATAATCTTTTAAAGCGGTCAATTATTTCAGCAGGGGATATTGTTTTTACCATTGCTGGGTCGCTTGGGCGTTTTGCCTTCGTTGATGACAGTGTTTTGCCTGCTAATACCAATCAGGCTGTTGCTATTATACGAGCTGACACGAGCAAAGTAACTCCTGAATACCTATATAGCTTTTTCTTAGGCAACTGGCATAATGACTACTATACAAAACGAATCCAACAAGCTGTACAGGCCAACTTAAGCCTTGGAACCATAAAATCATTACCAATACCTGTACTTAGTGATCAGGCAATGTTTGAATACCTTGGGCTTATTACCCCACTTATTGCTATGACCAAATCTAACGAACTGGAAATAGTAAGATTAGCTCAGGTTCGTGACACTTTATTGCCACAACTGATGTCTGGCAAGCTAGATGTCTCCAACATTGACATTTAA